In Desulfuromonas acetoxidans DSM 684, a genomic segment contains:
- a CDS encoding sigma-54 interaction domain-containing protein, translating to MSLREQITEVLGTQILFANAEKDKLTKKRWQEILRCKEEFLKNPSADPSDYPCMDKDVAASWMRSRKMGVNPHKVVTIPNEDQLTKLREQHQQLIEITSEQVKPCKEQMVACGYMFYLFDKSGMILCHEGVWADDKVGECGSRIGILADEESEGTTAHGLCFHLKRPVQLIGPENYCVPLQNRIASAAPIMGEDGEVKAAIVVLSPPLVEDLEDDKINHLYMHTLGLISSLATSIETKIKLVNHTECLEKSLEDATKLNEELKKAKDNMASAHESLTASFAFIDEGMIAVDNKGKIRQINNEAMRIFRAHPEEIGNRNLNEFLSAESSIMHRANKGESFTVDECVKVGTNKARPYRISVRPILNQYTKKLDVVILKLISCEKLNNAQSNRSGRSATYQIEDILGESVAIKSTIAQASRFAASPENILLIGESGTGKELFAHSIHNIYRPNGPFMAVNCAALPRELVGSELFGYEGGSFTGAERCGKPGKIELADGGTLFLDEIGDMPLEHQAILLRSLQDKRVMRIGGNRYKEVDFRLVAATNKDLQQMVEEKTFREDLYYRISVLGIFIPPLRERGKDISLLSRLFIRNYCQRMGWQEPQLSPEAEKVINQYKWPGNVRQLQNAIHHAINTANDNVIEPSNLPGYVLDDTTSPSSTGLPRFAGAGDHNLCIKTIEKEAIEAALLRANNCIPTAAEIVGLSRSTLYRKLKDYNISVN from the coding sequence ATGTCGTTGCGAGAACAGATTACAGAGGTTTTAGGCACTCAGATCCTTTTTGCAAACGCCGAGAAAGATAAGCTGACCAAAAAGCGATGGCAGGAGATTCTTCGCTGCAAAGAAGAGTTCTTAAAAAACCCCTCAGCCGATCCCAGCGACTACCCATGCATGGACAAAGATGTCGCCGCATCCTGGATGCGCTCCCGCAAAATGGGGGTCAACCCTCATAAGGTTGTGACCATCCCCAACGAAGACCAGCTCACCAAGCTTCGCGAACAACACCAGCAACTCATAGAGATCACCTCTGAACAGGTCAAACCATGTAAAGAGCAAATGGTGGCCTGTGGTTACATGTTTTACTTATTCGATAAGTCCGGAATGATTCTGTGTCATGAGGGAGTCTGGGCTGACGACAAAGTTGGCGAGTGCGGCTCGCGAATCGGCATCTTGGCTGACGAGGAATCAGAAGGAACAACCGCTCACGGTCTCTGCTTTCACTTGAAACGTCCTGTCCAACTGATTGGACCGGAGAACTACTGTGTTCCCCTGCAAAACCGGATTGCCTCGGCCGCACCGATCATGGGAGAGGATGGCGAAGTGAAGGCTGCCATCGTTGTCCTTAGTCCGCCGCTGGTCGAAGACTTGGAAGACGACAAGATTAACCACCTGTACATGCACACGCTCGGCCTGATCTCGTCATTGGCAACCTCGATCGAGACAAAAATCAAGTTGGTGAACCACACCGAATGTTTGGAAAAATCGCTTGAGGACGCTACAAAACTCAATGAAGAGCTGAAAAAAGCCAAAGACAACATGGCAAGTGCCCACGAAAGCCTCACCGCCTCCTTTGCTTTTATCGATGAGGGGATGATTGCCGTCGATAATAAAGGCAAAATCCGTCAGATCAACAACGAGGCCATGCGCATTTTCAGAGCCCATCCCGAAGAGATCGGCAATCGAAATCTCAACGAGTTCCTCAGTGCGGAATCTTCCATCATGCACCGTGCGAATAAAGGGGAAAGCTTTACCGTTGATGAGTGTGTCAAGGTCGGCACCAACAAAGCCAGACCCTACAGAATCTCGGTGCGCCCGATTCTGAATCAATACACCAAGAAACTCGATGTCGTCATTCTCAAGCTTATCAGCTGTGAAAAACTCAACAATGCACAAAGCAACCGCTCAGGGAGATCCGCAACATACCAGATTGAAGATATCCTCGGCGAAAGCGTGGCGATTAAATCAACCATTGCCCAGGCCAGCCGCTTTGCCGCATCACCGGAGAACATCCTGCTGATTGGCGAGAGTGGTACCGGAAAAGAGTTGTTCGCCCATTCAATTCATAATATCTACCGTCCGAACGGCCCTTTCATGGCCGTCAACTGTGCCGCCTTACCGCGGGAACTTGTCGGCAGTGAACTGTTCGGCTACGAGGGCGGCAGCTTCACCGGTGCCGAACGCTGTGGCAAACCGGGCAAGATCGAACTGGCCGACGGCGGCACCCTGTTCCTTGACGAAATCGGCGATATGCCCTTAGAACATCAAGCGATCTTATTGCGCAGTCTGCAGGATAAACGGGTAATGCGCATCGGTGGCAACCGCTACAAAGAAGTCGACTTCCGACTGGTTGCAGCAACAAACAAGGATTTGCAGCAGATGGTCGAGGAGAAAACCTTCCGTGAAGACCTCTATTACCGCATTTCAGTTCTCGGAATATTTATTCCGCCACTTAGAGAGCGGGGCAAAGATATCTCATTATTGAGCCGGTTGTTCATTCGCAATTACTGCCAACGCATGGGCTGGCAGGAGCCACAACTTAGCCCTGAGGCAGAAAAGGTCATCAATCAGTACAAATGGCCGGGGAACGTTCGGCAACTGCAGAACGCGATCCATCACGCCATTAATACGGCCAACGATAACGTGATTGAGCCATCCAACCTGCCCGGTTACGTCCTGGACGATACGACATCGCCCAGCTCGACGGGGCTTCCCAGATTTGCCGGGGCCGGCGACCACAACCTCTGCATCAAAACAATTGAAAAAGAAGCGATTGAAGCCGCTCTGCTACGCGCCAACAACTGTATCCCGACGGCTGCGGAAATCGTTGGACTGAGTCGGTCGACTCTCTATCGCAAACTGAAGGATTACAATATTTCGGTCAACTGA
- a CDS encoding molybdopterin-containing oxidoreductase family protein → MIGNVDLTQEGVEVKKSACYFCHQNCGVLAYVKDDKVLAIEGDPEFPTNQGGLCCRGNIALKHLDHPDRVNYPLKRVGKRGEGKWEQIPWDQAIKEIAAKLSDIRDKFGAEAVATAGGTQRTDDWARRRFMNLFGSPNGFHNAHLCWIPTFMVETAIYGWCPFDLDIGASKCIVLWGQNPGASGMPEAHHIADLQAKGMKVIVIDPRFTESASKADLWLPLRPGSDLALALSWIHVIIYEGLMDQDFVMEYTEGFNELAEHVVDFSPEWAAERTWLTPEQIRAGAHMYAMNKPGNIQWGTSVDQIGKPAGATMHARAILRALTGNLDCPGADLLTGPSQDYLTDEELEGNQFLSDEQKAKQIGSDKFPMVTWPGYSKICELTKKTWGKVPTAEWMCEAHPPSVFRAIANSDPYPVKALMIAATNPLASYGETSVVLEALRKVDFMVACDYWITPSAMFADYIMPIAGALERPIITNSYGCADFMLTAQRAIKPMYERRNDFNFWRDLGIALGQEENWPWETVEDAYYSAIEPIGHPVSNFDEFVENVRFHFPEREYYKYKRQGFATPSGKVELYSSTLKELGLPPLPEYVGPSENEIDNPELAEKFPLVLTTGGGFMPFHHSEHFQIKDMRFLRHSPFMDINPATAKELGIEDGDWVWIETDRGRMKQRANLTEAIHQKVIYTQRCWWYPEKDMRDIELGGELGGALESNGNVLTCTTDDYCDPYSGSWANRGLLCRVYKVEEADLKEVI, encoded by the coding sequence ATGATAGGAAACGTTGATTTAACTCAAGAAGGGGTAGAAGTAAAAAAGTCGGCCTGTTACTTCTGCCATCAGAATTGCGGTGTGCTTGCCTATGTGAAGGACGATAAAGTCCTGGCCATCGAAGGCGACCCCGAGTTCCCGACCAACCAGGGCGGCCTGTGCTGCCGCGGCAATATTGCCCTCAAACATCTGGACCATCCTGATCGCGTCAACTACCCGCTCAAACGGGTTGGTAAGCGCGGTGAAGGCAAGTGGGAGCAAATTCCATGGGACCAGGCCATCAAAGAGATTGCCGCCAAGCTTTCGGACATCCGCGACAAGTTTGGTGCCGAAGCTGTCGCCACAGCAGGCGGTACGCAACGGACCGATGACTGGGCCCGCCGCCGCTTTATGAACCTGTTCGGCAGCCCGAACGGTTTCCATAATGCCCACCTGTGCTGGATTCCGACCTTTATGGTGGAGACCGCGATCTACGGTTGGTGCCCCTTCGACCTCGACATCGGCGCGAGTAAATGTATCGTACTGTGGGGCCAGAACCCTGGCGCCTCTGGGATGCCGGAAGCCCATCACATTGCCGATTTGCAAGCCAAAGGCATGAAGGTGATCGTGATCGACCCACGCTTTACCGAATCCGCATCAAAGGCCGACCTCTGGCTGCCACTGCGCCCCGGTTCCGACCTGGCTCTGGCTCTGTCCTGGATTCACGTCATCATCTACGAAGGCCTGATGGATCAGGACTTTGTCATGGAATACACCGAAGGGTTCAACGAACTGGCTGAGCATGTCGTCGACTTCTCACCGGAATGGGCCGCAGAACGGACCTGGCTGACGCCGGAACAAATTCGCGCCGGTGCCCACATGTACGCTATGAACAAGCCGGGCAACATCCAGTGGGGTACTTCGGTCGACCAGATCGGCAAACCGGCCGGTGCCACCATGCATGCCCGCGCCATCCTGCGCGCCCTCACCGGCAACCTCGATTGCCCGGGTGCCGACCTGCTGACCGGCCCTTCGCAGGACTATCTGACCGATGAAGAACTCGAAGGCAACCAGTTTTTGTCGGATGAGCAGAAAGCAAAGCAGATCGGTTCCGACAAGTTCCCGATGGTCACGTGGCCCGGCTACAGCAAAATTTGCGAGCTGACCAAGAAAACCTGGGGCAAGGTGCCGACCGCAGAGTGGATGTGTGAAGCGCATCCGCCATCCGTTTTCCGGGCCATCGCCAACAGCGATCCCTACCCGGTCAAGGCCCTGATGATTGCGGCAACCAACCCGCTGGCCTCTTATGGTGAAACCAGCGTCGTGCTCGAAGCGTTGCGCAAAGTCGACTTTATGGTCGCTTGCGACTACTGGATCACCCCGTCGGCAATGTTCGCTGACTACATTATGCCGATCGCCGGCGCACTGGAGCGGCCGATCATCACCAACAGCTACGGCTGTGCCGACTTCATGTTGACCGCGCAACGGGCCATCAAGCCAATGTATGAGCGTCGCAACGATTTCAACTTCTGGCGTGATCTCGGCATCGCTCTGGGCCAGGAAGAAAACTGGCCTTGGGAAACGGTTGAAGACGCCTACTACAGCGCCATCGAGCCGATCGGGCACCCGGTCAGCAACTTTGACGAGTTTGTTGAAAACGTCCGTTTCCACTTCCCTGAACGCGAATACTACAAGTACAAGCGCCAGGGTTTTGCGACACCTTCGGGTAAAGTCGAGCTCTACTCGTCAACCCTCAAAGAGCTGGGGCTGCCACCGCTGCCGGAATATGTCGGTCCTTCGGAAAACGAGATCGACAATCCTGAGTTGGCCGAGAAATTCCCACTGGTGCTGACAACCGGTGGCGGATTCATGCCGTTCCACCACTCGGAGCATTTCCAAATCAAGGATATGCGCTTCCTGCGTCATTCGCCTTTTATGGACATCAATCCCGCGACCGCCAAGGAACTGGGGATCGAAGATGGTGATTGGGTCTGGATTGAAACTGATCGTGGCCGGATGAAGCAACGGGCGAACCTGACCGAAGCCATCCACCAGAAAGTGATCTACACACAACGCTGCTGGTGGTATCCGGAAAAAGACATGCGTGATATTGAGCTAGGCGGCGAACTCGGCGGCGCTCTGGAGTCGAACGGTAACGTTCTGACCTGCACAACTGATGACTATTGCGACCCCTATAGCGGCTCCTGGGCGAATCGCGGTTTGCTCTGCCGGGTCTACAAAGTAGAGGAAGCAGATTTGAAGGAGGTAATTTGA
- a CDS encoding 4Fe-4S dicluster domain-containing protein → MARYAMVMDTRKCIGCHSCTVACKVRNELPTDMIYNPVTTDGPHGKFPNLSMRFLPLLCMHCDNSPCVDACPTGASIQAENGIVHVEDKKCVGCLSCIMACPYGARYHNHETGAVNKCNFCLDRVEEGLFPHCVETCHQNARIFGDLDDENSEVSKLINENPSVQLLPELNTDPCVFYIY, encoded by the coding sequence ATGGCTCGCTATGCAATGGTGATGGACACCAGGAAATGCATCGGCTGTCATTCCTGTACAGTCGCTTGCAAAGTTCGTAATGAACTCCCGACAGATATGATCTACAACCCGGTGACCACAGATGGTCCACACGGCAAATTTCCCAACCTGAGCATGCGCTTTTTGCCTTTGCTCTGCATGCACTGCGACAATTCTCCCTGTGTTGATGCCTGCCCGACCGGCGCTTCAATTCAGGCCGAAAACGGCATTGTCCACGTTGAGGATAAGAAATGTGTCGGCTGCCTGTCCTGTATCATGGCCTGCCCTTATGGCGCACGCTACCACAATCATGAGACCGGGGCCGTCAACAAGTGTAATTTCTGCCTTGATCGGGTTGAAGAAGGTCTATTCCCACACTGCGTCGAAACATGTCACCAAAATGCCCGTATTTTCGGCGACTTGGATGACGAGAACAGTGAGGTCAGCAAGCTGATCAACGAGAATCCTTCGGTTCAGTTGCTGCCCGAACTGAACACCGACCCCTGTGTCTTTTACATCTACTGA
- the nrfD gene encoding NrfD/PsrC family molybdoenzyme membrane anchor subunit codes for MSEKHQAWGWMLAVDFFFAGMGGAMLVIAAIIDLFIAPNQVSLLGNILGPLCMCVGCGFLILELGRPMQAWRVFMNPKAILTFGAWTMTIAIISGFAYASFGIKSSLIFWNEGDFLRHLLALVNIVTGLVVATYPGVLLGRHKGRPFWVGPGVMGLFLLSSMVTGLALHCLCAIVVPVEGSVLSSLPKVIAALLLVQALMWVGYLWIKASGTTAAESASAKRWINGDLAKGFKIYFMLIGTVVPMILFLTPIAFFHGLAALMVLFGGVMMRIQIVTSGKDRTFLPGELQYRSRLPKGDEKFLKKAWM; via the coding sequence ATGAGCGAAAAACATCAAGCCTGGGGTTGGATGCTGGCGGTCGATTTCTTCTTCGCCGGTATGGGCGGTGCCATGCTGGTCATCGCCGCGATCATCGACCTCTTTATTGCACCGAATCAGGTTTCTTTACTGGGAAATATTCTTGGCCCGCTGTGTATGTGCGTCGGCTGCGGTTTCCTGATCCTTGAACTGGGACGTCCCATGCAGGCATGGCGCGTGTTCATGAATCCTAAGGCGATTCTTACTTTTGGCGCCTGGACCATGACTATTGCCATCATTTCCGGCTTCGCCTATGCCTCTTTCGGCATCAAGAGCAGCCTGATCTTCTGGAATGAAGGGGACTTCTTACGTCACCTGCTGGCACTGGTCAACATAGTCACCGGTTTAGTTGTCGCCACCTATCCAGGTGTGTTGCTGGGACGCCACAAAGGCCGCCCTTTCTGGGTTGGTCCGGGAGTTATGGGATTGTTCCTGCTGTCCTCCATGGTCACAGGTCTGGCCCTGCATTGCCTGTGTGCAATTGTTGTCCCAGTTGAAGGTTCTGTCCTGAGCAGCCTGCCGAAAGTTATTGCAGCGCTGCTACTGGTACAGGCCCTGATGTGGGTGGGATACCTGTGGATCAAAGCCAGTGGAACCACTGCTGCTGAAAGCGCCAGCGCAAAACGCTGGATCAACGGTGACCTGGCAAAAGGATTCAAAATATACTTCATGCTGATCGGCACGGTGGTACCGATGATTCTGTTCCTGACTCCGATAGCATTCTTTCATGGCCTTGCAGCTTTAATGGTTCTGTTCGGCGGCGTCATGATGCGTATCCAGATCGTTACCAGCGGTAAAGATCGAACCTTCCTGCCCGGCGAGTTGCAGTATCGTTCCCGCTTGCCAAAGGGAGACGAAAAGTTCCTCAAAAAAGCGTGGATGTAA
- a CDS encoding radical SAM protein — MTQAVGTNRTDTKKNIRLLELTQSVCPACLDVIEARIVVKDNAVFMEKTCAQHGPYSTYLWPDEEHYRWMKDFKFPHIRPQSNLPVLNGCPEDCGPCTAHQHHPRLVELELTQRCNLRCPVCFMAADDNQTHVETDLSLADIKKQLVKIMDQCGPQTSIQLTGGEPTVRKDLPDIIALCREIGFSAIEVNTNGVVISRNLNYLEQLAASGATGIYMQFDGLDDDVFKKVRGANLLKDKLQAIENCRRIGMQIVLAMAVIRGINDEQMGKVLEFGLKNRDVIAGVAFQPAFGSGRFEITDKKPLTMGDAIYELSEQSNGLLSPYDFWPTGCSHPLCDATTYILPQPQGLVPMSRVINVQDYMDHFNPASPQGSVLPDIADTMYPDHEPGLSILIMNYMDAMSMDLKRLQQCSMTVAGKDGSQIPFCSYQLTNIDGLKRSELA; from the coding sequence ATGACACAGGCAGTCGGGACAAACAGAACTGATACAAAAAAGAATATAAGACTTTTAGAACTCACACAGAGTGTTTGCCCGGCCTGCCTGGATGTCATTGAAGCCCGCATTGTCGTCAAGGATAATGCAGTGTTCATGGAAAAAACCTGTGCACAGCACGGTCCTTACTCCACCTACCTGTGGCCGGATGAAGAACATTATCGCTGGATGAAAGACTTTAAGTTCCCGCACATCCGTCCGCAATCTAACCTCCCGGTCCTCAACGGCTGCCCTGAAGATTGTGGCCCCTGCACAGCCCATCAACACCATCCCCGCTTGGTTGAACTGGAACTGACCCAGCGCTGCAATTTGCGTTGCCCGGTATGTTTTATGGCCGCGGACGACAATCAGACCCATGTGGAAACGGATCTCTCGCTGGCGGACATCAAGAAGCAACTGGTCAAAATCATGGACCAGTGTGGCCCGCAAACCAGCATCCAGTTGACCGGTGGCGAACCCACGGTCCGCAAAGACCTGCCGGACATCATCGCCTTGTGTCGCGAGATCGGCTTCAGTGCGATTGAGGTCAATACCAACGGCGTTGTTATCAGCCGCAATCTCAATTACCTTGAACAACTGGCGGCATCAGGTGCGACCGGGATCTATATGCAGTTTGACGGACTGGACGACGACGTTTTCAAAAAGGTCCGCGGGGCAAACCTGTTGAAAGACAAGCTTCAGGCCATTGAAAACTGTCGCCGTATCGGCATGCAGATCGTCTTGGCCATGGCTGTTATCAGAGGAATCAACGACGAACAAATGGGCAAGGTTCTCGAATTTGGTCTGAAAAATCGAGACGTGATTGCTGGAGTCGCTTTTCAGCCGGCATTCGGTTCAGGACGGTTCGAGATTACCGACAAAAAGCCGTTAACCATGGGCGATGCAATTTATGAACTCTCGGAGCAGAGCAATGGTCTGCTTTCTCCTTACGACTTCTGGCCGACCGGCTGCTCCCATCCTTTGTGCGATGCGACCACCTATATCCTACCGCAGCCACAGGGCTTAGTCCCAATGAGCCGCGTCATCAACGTCCAGGACTACATGGATCATTTCAACCCGGCAAGCCCACAGGGCTCAGTACTGCCGGACATTGCCGACACAATGTACCCCGACCACGAACCGGGGCTGTCGATCTTGATCATGAACTATATGGATGCCATGAGCATGGACTTAAAACGTCTACAACAATGCAGCATGACTGTTGCCGGTAAAGATGGCAGCCAAATCCCCTTTTGTTCCTATCAATTGACAAACATTGACGGACTTAAACGTTCAGAGCTGGCATAA